Proteins encoded together in one Nostoc sp. PCC 7524 window:
- a CDS encoding bifunctional sterol desaturase/short chain dehydrogenase, with product MMQMLLASLTEIEARLQINWELVNSGLQFTSWGFFSVLLAEILRDSYHALCHKVNWLSKWHNKHHMAYRRDLSVVSLKIYQESQLYNDIVESSLLVVVLAVIALAVQQIGLWLGVAYASTFLFGASRRYFLGIIDTDYNHLPGPLETAPSVWFVNRSYHWRHHFDDVNAYYSGVFSLVDKILGTSLSLKGKTIAITGASGALGQALMAELLRYNVKIVALTTNPDKLPTVAGLKVISWQLGNEAEIKDSLEKVDILIINHGVNVYSDRTSQAINSSYEVNTFSALRLMDIFLTTVTGPQAKATKEIWVNTSEAEVSPALSPLYELSKRTLGNLVTLKRLDGNCVIRKLILGPFKSQLNPYGVMSAQQVARAILFLARRDFRNIIVTINPLTYVLFPVKEVSTWLYYRIFSKTLKN from the coding sequence ATGATGCAAATGTTGCTTGCAAGCTTGACTGAGATTGAGGCCAGGTTACAGATTAATTGGGAACTGGTGAATTCTGGCTTACAGTTTACCAGTTGGGGATTCTTCTCTGTACTGCTAGCAGAGATATTGAGAGATAGCTATCACGCGTTGTGTCACAAAGTCAATTGGTTAAGCAAATGGCACAACAAGCACCACATGGCATATCGCCGGGATTTATCAGTTGTTTCTCTGAAAATTTATCAAGAATCCCAGCTCTACAACGACATTGTAGAATCAAGTCTGTTGGTAGTAGTATTAGCGGTAATTGCCTTAGCTGTGCAGCAAATTGGATTATGGTTGGGAGTAGCTTATGCTAGCACTTTTTTGTTTGGTGCATCCCGGCGATATTTCTTGGGAATTATTGACACAGACTATAATCACTTACCAGGGCCTCTAGAGACAGCTCCTTCTGTGTGGTTTGTGAATCGGTCTTACCATTGGCGACACCATTTCGATGATGTTAACGCTTACTACAGTGGAGTATTTTCCTTGGTGGATAAAATACTGGGAACATCACTTTCTCTTAAGGGTAAAACTATCGCCATCACAGGTGCATCAGGTGCTTTGGGGCAAGCATTGATGGCGGAATTACTCAGGTATAATGTCAAAATTGTAGCATTAACTACTAATCCAGATAAATTACCTACGGTCGCAGGGCTAAAAGTAATTTCTTGGCAGTTAGGTAATGAAGCTGAAATCAAAGACAGTTTAGAGAAAGTAGATATTTTAATTATTAACCACGGTGTTAATGTTTACAGCGATCGCACATCACAAGCCATTAACTCTTCCTATGAAGTGAATACTTTTTCGGCGTTACGTTTAATGGACATATTTTTGACAACGGTGACAGGGCCACAAGCAAAAGCAACTAAAGAAATTTGGGTAAATACTTCTGAGGCTGAAGTATCCCCAGCTTTAAGTCCTCTCTACGAATTGAGCAAACGTACCTTGGGAAATCTAGTAACTCTGAAACGCTTGGATGGTAATTGTGTAATTCGCAAGTTAATTTTGGGGCCGTTTAAAAGTCAACTTAATCCTTATGGTGTGATGTCAGCACAGCAAGTAGCTCGTGCCATCTTGTTTTTAGCACGCCGTGATTTCCGCAATATTATTGTGACGATTAATCCTTTGACTTATGTACTGTTTCCTGTCAAGGAAGTTAGCACTTGGCTATATTATCGAATTTTTAGTAAGACACTGAAGAATTAA
- the hpsJ-A gene encoding HpsJ-like protein, cyanoexosortase A-associated — MTDFEFSKVIETEFSKLKKSVDSLDSSLEFIGLWRIIGYGMLLLAFFDLVETFVPPNFMNPGWEFQTMGRIVERVAVPLIGLVFVFSGKLERRARWEPRLLAFLSYLTLLVGLLYILLIPVGIVNTMRLYNNNVTQITNQYNQQLSQANQLEKRLSEATPQEIENLLRNQGVRLEGNRNTEDIKNQISLGITEAKQQLKTRVETTKATGRLNLFRSSVKWNLGALISAALFITFWKGTAWARKNNKI, encoded by the coding sequence ATGACTGATTTTGAGTTTTCCAAAGTAATAGAAACAGAGTTTTCAAAGCTAAAAAAATCTGTAGACTCTTTAGATTCTTCACTAGAGTTTATCGGTCTGTGGCGAATCATTGGTTATGGTATGTTGCTACTAGCATTTTTCGATCTAGTTGAGACATTTGTCCCACCCAACTTTATGAACCCTGGTTGGGAATTCCAAACTATGGGAAGAATAGTAGAACGAGTAGCTGTACCTTTGATTGGGTTAGTATTTGTCTTCTCAGGAAAATTAGAAAGGCGAGCTAGATGGGAACCACGCCTGTTAGCATTTTTGTCTTATTTAACTTTGTTAGTGGGATTATTGTATATATTGCTGATTCCTGTAGGAATAGTGAATACCATGAGGTTGTATAACAATAATGTTACACAAATTACTAACCAATATAATCAGCAACTGTCCCAAGCTAATCAGCTAGAAAAAAGATTGAGTGAAGCTACACCTCAAGAGATAGAAAATTTGCTGAGAAATCAAGGTGTCAGATTAGAGGGTAATAGAAATACTGAAGATATTAAAAACCAAATATCTTTAGGAATTACTGAAGCGAAACAGCAGTTGAAAACACGAGTGGAAACAACTAAAGCTACTGGTCGTCTGAATTTGTTTAGGAGTTCTGTGAAATGGAACTTAGGTGCTTTAATTTCTGCGGCTTTATTTATTACTTTTTGGAAGGGAACAGCTTGGGCTAGGAAAAATAATAAAATTTAG
- a CDS encoding cyanoexosortase A system-associated protein, producing the protein MYWQQTRIYFLTLTFSIGLLVSLISILFPSFGKPKNRTLIFPKDVPLKPWQLSDYQSIQVVAEKYPDLLSRINYQYIKNDFKLNIDMRYLQNFYPADVTILRKHDNTKQPSNIVRYKDGVGYYGLGLDKQNAYLSACINPRGGSTFTHAQYRHNRYSQDISFERLLPVLQGQEALIDKRCLLVHLSMPLQNSSPDNAYKVLEQAWFSWYQWWQPRFPKP; encoded by the coding sequence ATGTACTGGCAACAAACTCGTATTTATTTTCTAACTTTAACCTTTAGCATAGGTTTATTAGTTTCTTTAATATCAATCTTATTCCCCAGCTTTGGCAAGCCTAAGAATAGAACTCTTATATTCCCCAAAGATGTACCTCTAAAACCATGGCAACTGAGTGATTATCAGTCTATACAAGTCGTAGCAGAAAAGTATCCAGACTTGCTATCTCGCATCAATTATCAATATATCAAAAATGACTTCAAGTTGAATATTGATATGCGTTATTTACAAAATTTCTATCCTGCTGATGTTACTATTTTAAGAAAGCATGATAATACTAAGCAACCTTCAAATATTGTACGTTACAAAGATGGGGTAGGCTATTACGGTCTTGGGTTAGATAAACAAAATGCTTATCTTAGTGCCTGTATCAATCCAAGGGGAGGTAGTACCTTTACTCATGCACAATATAGACATAATCGGTATTCCCAAGACATCAGTTTCGAGCGGTTACTGCCTGTTTTGCAAGGGCAGGAGGCATTAATAGATAAGCGTTGTCTTTTAGTACATTTGTCTATGCCTTTACAAAATTCTTCCCCAGACAATGCCTACAAAGTTCTAGAACAAGCTTGGTTTTCGTGGTATCAATGGTGGCAGCCTAGATTTCCTAAACCTTAA
- the crtA gene encoding cyanoexosortase A — MEHTRNKTNVLIKNPEFLLIGIGASLIAIHLSLFWRYKDSVSFCLCFLFLATVCSQLKEKQHSLKLESGIISSFLGFFLLLFIFINSIYQLNSGILLSFSPFISGFALAIIASGFSGLKQYFIELLTILFFSLRTWIPSINSIDISIITAKFSAFLLWYTGFDVNRSGLTISLPTGTVEVYHGCSGIVLILDTLSLAILFLFMFELHLKQKIIVPLVAAILAFIINGIRVCLMALLVAQGDKQAFDYWHDGDGSLLFSMITAFLFCCFCWVLLSNNQRKEQNLTDS, encoded by the coding sequence ATGGAACACACTAGAAATAAAACAAACGTATTAATTAAAAATCCTGAATTCTTGCTCATAGGGATAGGTGCAAGCTTAATAGCCATCCACCTCAGCTTATTCTGGAGATATAAAGATTCTGTCAGTTTTTGTCTGTGCTTTTTGTTTTTAGCAACTGTATGTTCTCAGCTTAAAGAAAAGCAGCACAGTTTAAAGTTAGAAAGCGGAATTATATCTAGTTTTTTAGGCTTCTTTCTGCTGCTATTTATATTTATCAATAGCATATATCAGTTAAACTCTGGGATTTTACTGTCATTTTCTCCGTTTATATCTGGTTTTGCGTTAGCTATTATAGCTTCTGGTTTTTCTGGTTTAAAACAATATTTCATAGAATTACTGACAATATTGTTTTTTAGTCTACGCACATGGATACCTTCAATTAATAGTATTGACATATCCATTATTACTGCCAAATTTTCTGCTTTTCTGCTTTGGTATACAGGTTTTGACGTGAATCGTTCTGGATTAACAATTAGTTTACCAACAGGAACTGTAGAAGTTTATCATGGCTGCTCTGGTATAGTTCTAATTCTAGACACTTTGAGTTTAGCCATACTTTTTCTTTTCATGTTTGAGCTACATTTAAAGCAAAAAATTATCGTACCATTAGTAGCTGCTATCCTGGCATTTATTATCAATGGAATACGTGTCTGTCTTATGGCACTCTTAGTAGCACAAGGAGATAAACAAGCATTTGATTACTGGCATGACGGTGATGGTTCTCTACTCTTTTCTATGATTACTGCTTTTCTTTTTTGTTGTTTCTGTTGGGTATTACTGAGCAACAATCAACGCAAAGAACAAAATTTAACAGATAGCTAA
- a CDS encoding PEP-CTERM sorting domain-containing protein produces MRHFLGAFLLGMATITVMPTEKVLAGTLTGQPPIVIGHRGASGYRPEHTLAAYQLAIDMGADYIEPDLVATKDGVLVARHENALAILNPDGTLNTTDTSTDIYLRPQFAALKTTKVIDGRTITGWFTEDLTLAELKTLRAIERIPAVRPDNTAFDGLFEIPTLQEVIDLAKANSAALGRTIGIYPETKHPTYFDSIGLSMEEPLVEILNANGYIDETAPVYIQSFEVGNLKDLNTLTDVSLVQLISPSGRPYDFVVSGDTRTYADLITPAGLAEIATYADGIGANKNLIIPRVGGNLASPTTLVKDAHAAGLIVHAWTFRNENVFLPANLQGNPEEEYRRFYNTGLDGVFSDNPDTAFKVRAALVPEPSAMVGLGIVPLFGWLFRRRNKH; encoded by the coding sequence ATGCGGCATTTCTTGGGAGCATTTTTGCTGGGAATGGCTACAATAACTGTTATGCCAACAGAAAAAGTCCTAGCGGGAACATTAACAGGTCAACCCCCCATTGTGATTGGACACAGAGGTGCTAGTGGTTATCGTCCAGAGCATACTTTAGCTGCTTATCAACTAGCTATTGACATGGGGGCTGATTATATTGAACCTGATTTAGTCGCCACCAAAGATGGTGTCTTGGTAGCACGCCACGAAAACGCGTTAGCAATTCTCAATCCTGATGGTACGCTCAATACTACAGACACCAGTACAGATATCTATCTGCGTCCACAATTTGCTGCTCTCAAAACCACTAAGGTTATTGATGGACGTACTATCACAGGTTGGTTTACAGAGGATCTTACCTTAGCTGAGTTGAAAACTCTCCGCGCCATTGAAAGAATTCCGGCTGTTCGTCCTGATAACACAGCTTTTGATGGACTGTTTGAAATTCCTACTTTGCAAGAAGTTATTGATTTAGCAAAAGCCAACAGCGCAGCTTTGGGACGGACGATTGGTATTTATCCCGAAACTAAGCACCCAACCTATTTTGATTCCATTGGTTTATCCATGGAAGAGCCATTGGTGGAGATTTTAAATGCTAACGGCTACATCGATGAAACTGCACCAGTTTACATTCAATCTTTTGAAGTTGGCAATCTCAAAGACCTTAACACATTAACCGATGTCTCTTTAGTACAACTCATTAGCCCTAGTGGTAGACCCTATGATTTTGTAGTCAGTGGAGATACTCGTACTTACGCTGATTTAATTACTCCTGCGGGTTTGGCAGAAATTGCTACCTATGCTGATGGTATTGGAGCTAACAAAAACCTGATTATTCCGAGAGTGGGTGGTAATCTAGCATCTCCTACTACTCTGGTTAAGGATGCTCATGCAGCAGGCTTGATAGTTCACGCTTGGACATTCCGTAATGAAAACGTCTTCCTACCTGCCAATTTACAAGGTAATCCTGAAGAGGAATACAGACGTTTTTACAATACTGGTCTTGATGGTGTATTCAGCGATAACCCAGATACAGCCTTCAAAGTACGTGCTGCTTTAGTTCCTGAACCTAGTGCCATGGTGGGATTAGGAATTGTACCTTTATTCGGATGGTTATTCCGTCGTCGGAATAAACATTAA
- a CDS encoding TldD/PmbA family protein yields MPNIQEISAYAKDNAEKLGIKKFDIYGSIVDETSVQVDQGEPKQVKASNRSGVTVRVWNEDNTIGITSTTDVDPQGLELALKTAYEASFFGVKEHVPDFSPEATVPIAKTLDEKVPQAPVSELIEQLLVAEKELLAAHPAIKGVPYNGLAQRDIDRFYLNSDGALRKDSLSLSSIYLYSKTEEENRKPRSAGAYRVNRSLDNLDIDGCIKETAEKTISHLHYEKVKTGKYQVVFSPEAFLSLLGAFSNLFNAQSILDKQSLSTPDDLGKPIASPLISVYDDALHPANIGAETFDGEGTPTRQVKLIENGVLTSFLHSAGTAKRLNAQPTGNASIGAKVSVSPNFYHVFSAGSSDQELSLATAENVILIDDLHALHAGVKSLQGSFSLPFDGWLINQGERTSIESATVAGDFLELLKSIIYVEKEVELTPGGVAPRIWVDGLSITGE; encoded by the coding sequence ATGCCAAATATTCAGGAAATTTCTGCTTACGCCAAGGATAATGCCGAGAAACTTGGCATTAAAAAATTTGACATTTACGGCTCAATCGTTGATGAAACTAGCGTGCAAGTTGACCAAGGTGAGCCAAAACAAGTTAAAGCCTCTAATCGCTCTGGTGTAACTGTCCGTGTTTGGAACGAAGACAATACAATCGGTATCACCAGTACCACCGATGTAGACCCCCAAGGATTAGAATTAGCTTTAAAAACTGCTTACGAAGCTAGTTTTTTTGGAGTCAAAGAACACGTCCCAGATTTTAGTCCAGAAGCGACAGTTCCAATAGCCAAAACATTAGATGAAAAAGTTCCCCAAGCACCTGTATCGGAACTAATAGAACAACTGTTAGTAGCTGAGAAAGAATTACTAGCGGCTCATCCAGCCATTAAAGGAGTACCTTATAACGGTTTAGCGCAAAGAGACATTGATAGATTTTATCTCAATAGTGATGGTGCTTTGAGAAAAGATTCTCTGTCTTTGTCTTCGATTTATCTTTACAGCAAAACCGAGGAAGAAAATAGAAAACCCCGCAGTGCAGGTGCTTATAGAGTTAACCGCAGTTTAGACAATTTAGATATTGATGGTTGTATCAAGGAAACTGCTGAAAAAACTATTAGTCATTTGCACTACGAAAAAGTTAAGACTGGTAAATATCAAGTAGTGTTCTCACCAGAGGCTTTTTTAAGCTTATTGGGTGCATTTTCTAATTTGTTTAATGCCCAAAGTATTTTAGATAAACAAAGCTTATCTACTCCCGATGATTTGGGTAAACCAATTGCTTCACCTCTAATTTCAGTGTACGATGACGCATTACATCCAGCTAATATAGGCGCAGAAACCTTTGATGGTGAAGGTACACCTACTCGTCAGGTGAAGTTAATCGAAAATGGTGTTTTAACCAGTTTTCTGCACAGTGCAGGCACTGCCAAAAGGTTAAATGCTCAACCAACAGGTAATGCTAGTATTGGGGCGAAGGTGAGCGTTAGTCCGAATTTTTATCATGTGTTTTCAGCCGGAAGCTCTGATCAGGAATTGAGTTTAGCCACTGCTGAAAACGTGATTTTAATTGATGATTTACACGCTCTCCATGCTGGAGTAAAATCTTTACAAGGTTCGTTTTCTTTGCCCTTTGATGGTTGGTTAATTAACCAAGGTGAGAGAACAAGTATTGAATCAGCAACCGTTGCTGGTGATTTTCTGGAACTTTTGAAGTCAATTATTTATGTAGAGAAAGAAGTAGAGTTAACCCCTGGTGGTGTAGCTCCTAGAATTTGGGTTGATGGCTTATCAATTACTGGCGAATGA
- a CDS encoding TldD/PmbA family protein, protein MLTNTLLLSNQLPTLQYSSTPERFDETWEAPLATLLGLGRAAGADFIELFLERRNYISSLAEDDTITSISPSLTTGAGVRVFRGKADCYVSTNDLSFSGLKAALEKGLSILGLQLPAPNAFIPEINLELLRDYATRRGKDGWLPLCSSIREMGEILLDGTAYLNRKANHVQSRRASYFRDWQEVLVASSDGTFARDIRLTQSVGFNILCADGANRASIGERAGNTSDANFLRTWDYQQAAEQIAESAGKMLYADYVESGTYPIIMANHFGGVIFHEACGHLLETTQIERNTSPFADKKGEKIAHESLTAWDEGRADNAFGTIDMDDEGMPAQRTLLIEKGVLKNFLADRAGSWRTGHPRTGSGRRQNYTFAAASRMRNTYIAPGDYKIDDLFASIDKGIYCKKMGGGSVGATGQFNFSVDEAYLIENGKITKPLKGATLIGEAKEIMNKISMCSQDLDLAPGFCGSISGSIYTTVGQPHIKVDSITVGGR, encoded by the coding sequence ATGCTTACAAATACCCTACTTCTCTCAAATCAACTCCCCACGCTGCAATATTCATCTACACCAGAGCGATTCGATGAAACCTGGGAAGCCCCCCTGGCTACCCTCCTGGGTTTAGGACGCGCAGCTGGTGCTGACTTTATAGAACTTTTTCTAGAACGTCGCAACTATATTAGTAGTTTGGCAGAAGACGACACAATTACCAGTATTTCACCTAGTCTTACCACAGGTGCGGGAGTCAGAGTATTTCGCGGCAAAGCTGATTGCTACGTCAGCACCAATGACTTATCATTTTCTGGCTTAAAAGCAGCTTTAGAAAAAGGGCTTTCCATCCTCGGCTTACAACTCCCAGCCCCCAACGCTTTTATCCCAGAAATTAACCTAGAACTACTCAGAGACTACGCCACCAGACGAGGTAAAGACGGTTGGCTACCTCTGTGCAGTTCAATCCGTGAAATGGGCGAAATTCTCCTGGATGGTACTGCCTACTTAAATCGCAAAGCTAACCATGTGCAATCCCGCCGTGCCAGCTATTTCCGTGATTGGCAAGAAGTTTTAGTTGCGTCTAGTGATGGCACTTTTGCCCGTGACATTCGCCTGACTCAATCGGTGGGTTTTAACATCCTGTGTGCTGATGGTGCCAATCGCGCCTCCATTGGTGAACGAGCTGGTAATACCAGTGATGCTAACTTCCTGAGAACTTGGGACTATCAACAAGCTGCCGAACAGATAGCAGAATCCGCCGGGAAAATGCTCTACGCCGATTATGTAGAATCAGGTACTTACCCCATCATCATGGCCAATCACTTTGGTGGCGTGATTTTCCATGAAGCCTGCGGACACCTACTAGAAACAACCCAAATTGAGCGCAACACCTCACCCTTTGCCGATAAAAAAGGCGAAAAAATTGCCCACGAAAGCCTGACAGCTTGGGATGAAGGACGTGCAGATAATGCCTTCGGTACAATTGATATGGATGACGAAGGGATGCCTGCTCAAAGAACCCTGTTAATAGAAAAAGGCGTTCTCAAGAACTTCCTAGCAGATAGAGCCGGTTCTTGGCGGACTGGACACCCCAGAACTGGCAGTGGCCGCCGTCAAAATTATACCTTTGCTGCGGCTAGCCGGATGCGTAATACTTACATCGCTCCTGGTGATTACAAAATTGACGATTTATTCGCCTCTATAGATAAAGGTATTTACTGTAAGAAAATGGGCGGTGGTAGTGTAGGCGCGACTGGTCAATTTAACTTTAGTGTGGATGAAGCCTATTTAATTGAAAATGGCAAAATTACCAAGCCATTAAAAGGTGCTACCCTCATTGGTGAAGCTAAGGAAATTATGAACAAAATTTCCATGTGTTCCCAAGATTTGGATCTTGCTCCTGGTTTTTGCGGTTCCATTAGTGGCAGTATTTACACCACAGTCGGACAACCCCATATCAAAGTTGATTCTATTACCGTCGGTGGCCGCTAA
- a CDS encoding Rpn family recombination-promoting nuclease/putative transposase, with translation MKTDVIFYELIKELPQIFFELIGKPDTNPNIYIFTAPEVKQQSFRLDGLFYTIEGFEHEPLYFVELQTYKDEEFYERLFGEIFVYFRQYQPANSDWYAIVIYDKRSNEIPPHHRYQALIASHLRCIYLNELAVSADDSLGIGIAKLFVELPTKAPTLAQQLITQARENLSDENLQKKVLAFIQAIVFYKFPNLDLEEIEAMLDLDEFKNTRLYKSILAKTKPETELETKLKLVPKCIERGMSIQEIADFLELDVETIRKHLQKES, from the coding sequence ATGAAAACAGACGTAATTTTTTATGAATTAATTAAGGAACTACCACAGATATTTTTTGAACTGATTGGGAAACCTGATACTAATCCCAATATCTATATATTTACAGCACCGGAAGTCAAACAACAGTCATTTCGTTTAGATGGTTTATTTTACACCATCGAGGGATTTGAACATGAACCCTTATACTTTGTAGAATTACAAACTTACAAAGACGAAGAATTTTACGAACGACTTTTTGGGGAAATTTTCGTTTACTTCCGTCAATATCAACCAGCCAACTCAGATTGGTATGCAATAGTTATTTACGACAAACGCAGTAATGAAATCCCACCCCATCACCGCTATCAGGCTTTAATAGCATCACATTTGCGCTGTATTTATCTGAATGAACTTGCAGTAAGTGCTGATGACTCCTTGGGTATAGGAATTGCCAAATTATTTGTAGAGTTACCGACAAAAGCTCCTACTCTAGCACAACAGCTCATAACTCAGGCAAGAGAAAACTTATCTGATGAAAATCTGCAAAAGAAAGTGCTAGCATTTATCCAAGCCATTGTATTTTATAAATTTCCCAACCTGGACTTAGAGGAAATTGAAGCTATGCTTGATTTAGATGAATTCAAAAATACTCGTTTATACAAAAGCATCTTAGCCAAGACCAAGCCAGAAACAGAACTAGAAACAAAATTAAAATTAGTTCCTAAATGTATTGAAAGAGGTATGAGTATTCAAGAAATTGCTGATTTTTTAGAACTAGATGTTGAAACTATTAGGAAGCATCTACAAAAAGAATCTTAG
- a CDS encoding type IV pilin-like G/H family protein: protein MLKPELQAKFLSHLSNRKNREEEGFTLIELLVVVIIIGVLAAIALPSLLGQVNKAKQSEARNYTGTVNRSQQAFFLEYQRFATDLSELQVGIRTASENYNYSVETANGSGSVASVAQFKGIASKDALKSYYGLVGTQLGDSATKEALTIAIACETKAPSKTVASIATFSETCADDFVSLSR from the coding sequence ATGCTCAAGCCAGAATTGCAAGCTAAATTCCTCAGCCACCTCAGCAATCGTAAGAATAGAGAAGAAGAAGGTTTTACCTTAATTGAGTTGCTAGTTGTAGTAATTATTATCGGTGTACTTGCTGCGATCGCGCTACCTTCGCTACTAGGTCAGGTTAACAAAGCTAAACAATCAGAAGCGAGAAACTACACAGGTACGGTCAACCGTTCTCAACAAGCTTTCTTCTTAGAATATCAAAGATTTGCTACTGATCTCTCTGAGTTGCAAGTAGGTATTAGAACAGCATCTGAGAATTACAACTATAGCGTCGAAACTGCTAATGGTAGTGGTAGTGTTGCTAGTGTTGCCCAATTTAAAGGAATTGCTAGTAAAGATGCACTTAAATCTTACTATGGACTGGTAGGTACGCAACTGGGAGATAGTGCAACTAAAGAAGCACTGACAATAGCAATAGCTTGTGAGACGAAAGCCCCTTCTAAAACAGTAGCCAGCATCGCTACATTTTCTGAAACCTGTGCTGATGATTTTGTCTCTTTATCTAGGTAG